A genomic window from Planococcus rifietoensis includes:
- a CDS encoding shikimate kinase, protein MGAGKTTVGKLLARRLYRDFIDIDEEIEKAFGLPIPEIFKTYGEKAFRDKERELIQAFGSQPLLVISVGGGAFLKEENRNYCLANCIVLFFDISWDSWKERIHVLTETRPLLKDKTLQEMEQLFRERQSIYAANHSEFQVDNFEATEAAEYLADSLKLSWDIHAPQA, encoded by the coding sequence ATGGGAGCCGGAAAAACGACAGTCGGTAAATTACTGGCACGCCGGCTTTACCGCGATTTTATTGACATCGATGAAGAAATCGAAAAGGCATTCGGCTTGCCGATCCCGGAAATTTTTAAGACCTACGGGGAAAAAGCGTTTCGCGATAAAGAGCGCGAACTGATCCAGGCTTTCGGCAGCCAACCGTTGCTCGTGATTTCTGTCGGGGGCGGTGCTTTTCTAAAGGAAGAAAACCGCAATTATTGCCTGGCCAATTGCATCGTCCTGTTTTTCGATATTTCCTGGGATTCCTGGAAAGAACGCATCCATGTACTGACAGAAACACGGCCGCTTTTGAAAGATAAAACCTTACAAGAGATGGAGCAGCTTTTCCGCGAGCGCCAATCGATTTATGCAGCCAACCACTCAGAGTTTCAAGTCGATAATTTTGAAGCCACCGAGGCTGCCGAGTATTTGGCCGATTCATTGAAATTGTCCTGGGACATCCATGCGCCGCAAGCGTGA
- a CDS encoding lactonase family protein — protein MSSTYILSGSYATAEQAGITLWELESATGKLTKQAEAAGVERPSFLAVHPNGTSFVAVSETGDGEVVAYWLNPQKGLIQELNRQKAGGDHPAHITIDEDGQWAVSVTYSGAHVTVHPLSADGSIREMTDSKRHKGSGANPDRQDAAHPHSAFQLPGTNRFFVSDLGMDAIVRYRLELHSGILEQEAVTKTAPGAGPRHLAFHPSENFAYGVNELDSTVSVYALESKGLKEVQNISALPEHFTGTNTSAEIAVSGDGRFVYVSNRGHDSIAVFRVAEGLLESVGQADAGGAGPRHFTLVPNSPWIVIAHEESGTIAVKKIGEDGLPGETADSVDTVTPVCVRLLK, from the coding sequence ATGAGCAGCACATACATATTGAGCGGATCCTATGCGACTGCTGAACAGGCGGGTATCACGCTTTGGGAATTAGAATCTGCAACAGGGAAATTGACAAAACAAGCAGAGGCAGCGGGGGTGGAGCGCCCTTCATTCCTGGCGGTCCATCCCAATGGCACCAGCTTTGTCGCTGTCAGTGAAACAGGCGACGGGGAAGTGGTCGCTTATTGGTTAAACCCCCAAAAAGGCTTGATTCAAGAACTGAACCGCCAAAAAGCGGGTGGTGACCATCCAGCCCATATCACGATCGATGAAGACGGGCAATGGGCGGTTTCCGTCACGTATTCAGGAGCACATGTGACGGTTCATCCGCTTTCTGCGGACGGGTCGATTCGTGAAATGACCGATTCCAAGCGCCATAAAGGAAGCGGGGCGAATCCAGATCGCCAAGACGCCGCCCATCCGCATTCGGCTTTTCAGTTGCCGGGAACGAATCGCTTTTTCGTCTCCGATCTCGGAATGGACGCAATTGTCCGCTACCGTCTTGAACTTCATTCAGGAATACTTGAGCAGGAAGCTGTGACCAAGACGGCTCCCGGTGCAGGACCAAGGCATCTGGCGTTTCATCCATCCGAAAATTTCGCTTACGGGGTGAATGAGCTCGATTCGACCGTTTCCGTTTATGCGCTGGAAAGCAAGGGCTTGAAAGAGGTACAGAACATTTCCGCACTGCCGGAACATTTCACAGGAACTAATACTTCCGCTGAAATCGCCGTATCGGGAGACGGGCGCTTTGTCTATGTTTCAAATCGAGGCCATGACAGTATAGCCGTGTTCCGGGTTGCAGAAGGCTTGCTGGAATCGGTCGGCCAGGCGGATGCTGGCGGAGCGGGGCCGCGGCATTTCACGCTGGTGCCTAACAGCCCGTGGATTGTCATTGCGCATGAAGAGTCGGGAACGATCGCCGTCAAGAAAATAGGCGAAGACGGGCTGCCAGGCGAGACAGCCGATAGTGTCGACACGGTCACTCCCGTCTGCGTGCGCTTGCTGAAATAA
- a CDS encoding SCO family protein, which yields MRAQTYLLSLLLIGILFLAACGQGIDDPLNWETEEFTFTDHNNEDFGSSDLEGKVWLADFVFTNCTTVCLPMMANMKGVQEELQAQGLDVEIVSFSVDPTVDTPETLKSYAESYDVDLTSWHLLTGYSQEEIADFALENFKAIAQKPQDDDQVIHGTSFYLIDHEGVIMKDYDGLNPPVEDIVRDAEILVEEAEG from the coding sequence TTGCGAGCCCAAACTTATTTACTGAGCCTCTTGCTGATTGGCATCTTGTTTTTGGCTGCCTGCGGCCAAGGCATTGACGACCCATTGAATTGGGAAACAGAAGAATTCACTTTCACTGACCATAATAATGAAGATTTCGGATCCAGCGACCTCGAAGGAAAAGTCTGGCTGGCTGATTTTGTCTTCACCAATTGCACGACTGTCTGCCTGCCGATGATGGCGAATATGAAAGGCGTCCAGGAAGAGCTTCAAGCGCAAGGGCTTGATGTGGAGATTGTTTCATTCAGCGTGGACCCGACCGTCGACACGCCGGAAACCTTGAAATCGTATGCGGAAAGCTACGATGTCGATTTGACCAGTTGGCATCTGCTGACGGGCTACTCCCAAGAAGAGATCGCCGACTTTGCGCTTGAGAACTTCAAGGCGATTGCCCAGAAGCCGCAAGATGACGATCAAGTCATCCATGGCACTTCGTTTTATTTGATCGACCACGAAGGCGTCATCATGAAAGATTATGACGGCCTGAACCCCCCAGTTGAAGACATCGTCCGCGATGCGGAGATCCTCGTCGAGGAGGCGGAAGGATGA